The following are encoded in a window of Syngnathus scovelli strain Florida chromosome 4, RoL_Ssco_1.2, whole genome shotgun sequence genomic DNA:
- the hnrnph3 gene encoding heterogeneous nuclear ribonucleoprotein H3 isoform X3 — MSSNEEGYVVRIRGLPWTCTQMEVASFFSDCDIVGKVNGVCFTYSKEGRPSGEAFIELKTSDDFKNALCKDRKYMGHRYIEVFKSNRSEMDWVLKRSGPADYDSSSGCMLRLRGLPFGCSKEEIVQFFSGLRIVPNGITLPVDYQGRSTGEAFVQFASKEIAEKARGKHKERIGHRYIEIFKSSRVEIRDYLDEPRRVIGGQRPGPYDRPVMEGPRGGYFSSGPSRSNSLMDSMRGVGGYGGGYGHSFDGYNGLNNYGFGNCMYDERGRDERGARGNSYSRQSEVSSSYHGSGGGHFVHMRGLPFRASEMDVAKFFSPLNPLRVHIDITHNGKLTGEADVEFRSHEDAVAAMSKDKHNMQHRYIELFLNSTASGAETSRGGYYSNSGGGSRSGGLRGAY, encoded by the exons ATGTCGTCGAACGAAGAAGGTTACGTAGTTAGAATCAGAGGCCTTCCTTGGACCTGCACCCAGATGGAAGTGGCCAGTTTCTTCTCAG ACTGTGACATTGTAGGCAAAGTCAACGGAGTGTGTTTTACCTACTCGAAAGAAGGCCGCCCCAGTGGGGAAGCCTTTATTGAGTTGAAAACATCAGACGATTTCAAGAATGCTCTTTGTAAAGATCGCAAATACATGGGACACCGATACATTGAAG TGTTCAAGTCAAACCGAAGCGAAATGGACTGGGTGCTGAAGCGTAGCGGCCCGGCTGACTACGACAGCTCCAGTGGCTGCATGCTGAGACTCCGAGGCCTGCCCTTTGGCTGCAGCAAGGAGGAAATCGTTCAGTTCTTTTCAG GGTTGAGAATCGTGCCGAATGGGATTACTCTGCCAGTGGACTACCAGGGGAGGAGCACAGGGGAAGCCTTCGTGCAGTTTGCCTCAAAGGAGATAGCAGAAAAGGCTCGGGGGAAACACAAGGAAAGGATAGGGCACAG GTACATAGAAATCTTTAAGAGCAGTCGCGTCGAGATCCGAGACTACCTGGACGAACCCCGGCGGGTCATCGGGGGCCAGAGACCGGGGCCCTACGACAGACCGGTGATGGAGGGCCCCCGGGGGGGGTACTTTAGCTCTGGTCCAAGTCGCAGCAACTCTCTCATGGATTCCATGAGGGGCGTAGGGGGCTATGGGGGAG GTTACGGACATAGTTTTGATGGCTACAATGGATTAAACAACTATGGCTTTGGGAACTGCATGTATGATGAGCGCGGAAGAGATGAGCGAGGAGCAAGAG GCAACAGTTACAGTCGTCAATCTGAAGTAAGCTCAAGTTACCACGGCAGTGGCGGTGGCCATTTTGTCCACATGAGGGGTCTGCCTTTCCGCGCCAGCGAGATGGACGTCGCTAAA TTCTTTTCACCTTTGAACCCACTGAGAGTCCATATCGACATCACTCACAACGGCAAGCTGACAGGGGAGGCTGATGTGGAGTTCCGCTCCCACGAGGACGCTGTGGCTGCCATGTCCAAAGACAAGCACAACATGC AGCACCGCTACATCGAGCTCTTTCTCAACTCGACAGCCAGCGGAGCCGAAACGA GTCGTGGTGGGTACTATAGTAACTCAGGTGGCGGCTCGCGGAGCGGCGGGCTGCGAGGCGCATACTGA
- the hnrnph3 gene encoding heterogeneous nuclear ribonucleoprotein H3 isoform X1 — protein sequence MAVEGLQEVSPEACWYKTEDTGATKRYLRMSSNEEGYVVRIRGLPWTCTQMEVASFFSDCDIVGKVNGVCFTYSKEGRPSGEAFIELKTSDDFKNALCKDRKYMGHRYIEVFKSNRSEMDWVLKRSGPADYDSSSGCMLRLRGLPFGCSKEEIVQFFSGLRIVPNGITLPVDYQGRSTGEAFVQFASKEIAEKARGKHKERIGHRYIEIFKSSRVEIRDYLDEPRRVIGGQRPGPYDRPVMEGPRGGYFSSGPSRSNSLMDSMRGVGGYGGGYGHSFDGYNGLNNYGFGNCMYDERGRDERGARGNSYSRQSEVSSSYHGSGGGHFVHMRGLPFRASEMDVAKFFSPLNPLRVHIDITHNGKLTGEADVEFRSHEDAVAAMSKDKHNMQHRYIELFLNSTASGAETSRGGYYSNSGGGSRSGGLRGAY from the exons ATGGCGGTAGAGGGATTACAGGAAGTGTCACCTGAGGCTTGCTGGTACAAGACGGAAGATACCGGTGCCACTAAACGATATT TGAGGATGTCGTCGAACGAAGAAGGTTACGTAGTTAGAATCAGAGGCCTTCCTTGGACCTGCACCCAGATGGAAGTGGCCAGTTTCTTCTCAG ACTGTGACATTGTAGGCAAAGTCAACGGAGTGTGTTTTACCTACTCGAAAGAAGGCCGCCCCAGTGGGGAAGCCTTTATTGAGTTGAAAACATCAGACGATTTCAAGAATGCTCTTTGTAAAGATCGCAAATACATGGGACACCGATACATTGAAG TGTTCAAGTCAAACCGAAGCGAAATGGACTGGGTGCTGAAGCGTAGCGGCCCGGCTGACTACGACAGCTCCAGTGGCTGCATGCTGAGACTCCGAGGCCTGCCCTTTGGCTGCAGCAAGGAGGAAATCGTTCAGTTCTTTTCAG GGTTGAGAATCGTGCCGAATGGGATTACTCTGCCAGTGGACTACCAGGGGAGGAGCACAGGGGAAGCCTTCGTGCAGTTTGCCTCAAAGGAGATAGCAGAAAAGGCTCGGGGGAAACACAAGGAAAGGATAGGGCACAG GTACATAGAAATCTTTAAGAGCAGTCGCGTCGAGATCCGAGACTACCTGGACGAACCCCGGCGGGTCATCGGGGGCCAGAGACCGGGGCCCTACGACAGACCGGTGATGGAGGGCCCCCGGGGGGGGTACTTTAGCTCTGGTCCAAGTCGCAGCAACTCTCTCATGGATTCCATGAGGGGCGTAGGGGGCTATGGGGGAG GTTACGGACATAGTTTTGATGGCTACAATGGATTAAACAACTATGGCTTTGGGAACTGCATGTATGATGAGCGCGGAAGAGATGAGCGAGGAGCAAGAG GCAACAGTTACAGTCGTCAATCTGAAGTAAGCTCAAGTTACCACGGCAGTGGCGGTGGCCATTTTGTCCACATGAGGGGTCTGCCTTTCCGCGCCAGCGAGATGGACGTCGCTAAA TTCTTTTCACCTTTGAACCCACTGAGAGTCCATATCGACATCACTCACAACGGCAAGCTGACAGGGGAGGCTGATGTGGAGTTCCGCTCCCACGAGGACGCTGTGGCTGCCATGTCCAAAGACAAGCACAACATGC AGCACCGCTACATCGAGCTCTTTCTCAACTCGACAGCCAGCGGAGCCGAAACGA GTCGTGGTGGGTACTATAGTAACTCAGGTGGCGGCTCGCGGAGCGGCGGGCTGCGAGGCGCATACTGA
- the hnrnph3 gene encoding heterogeneous nuclear ribonucleoprotein H3 isoform X2 yields the protein MQMKVRMSSNEEGYVVRIRGLPWTCTQMEVASFFSDCDIVGKVNGVCFTYSKEGRPSGEAFIELKTSDDFKNALCKDRKYMGHRYIEVFKSNRSEMDWVLKRSGPADYDSSSGCMLRLRGLPFGCSKEEIVQFFSGLRIVPNGITLPVDYQGRSTGEAFVQFASKEIAEKARGKHKERIGHRYIEIFKSSRVEIRDYLDEPRRVIGGQRPGPYDRPVMEGPRGGYFSSGPSRSNSLMDSMRGVGGYGGGYGHSFDGYNGLNNYGFGNCMYDERGRDERGARGNSYSRQSEVSSSYHGSGGGHFVHMRGLPFRASEMDVAKFFSPLNPLRVHIDITHNGKLTGEADVEFRSHEDAVAAMSKDKHNMQHRYIELFLNSTASGAETSRGGYYSNSGGGSRSGGLRGAY from the exons ATGCAAATGAAAG TGAGGATGTCGTCGAACGAAGAAGGTTACGTAGTTAGAATCAGAGGCCTTCCTTGGACCTGCACCCAGATGGAAGTGGCCAGTTTCTTCTCAG ACTGTGACATTGTAGGCAAAGTCAACGGAGTGTGTTTTACCTACTCGAAAGAAGGCCGCCCCAGTGGGGAAGCCTTTATTGAGTTGAAAACATCAGACGATTTCAAGAATGCTCTTTGTAAAGATCGCAAATACATGGGACACCGATACATTGAAG TGTTCAAGTCAAACCGAAGCGAAATGGACTGGGTGCTGAAGCGTAGCGGCCCGGCTGACTACGACAGCTCCAGTGGCTGCATGCTGAGACTCCGAGGCCTGCCCTTTGGCTGCAGCAAGGAGGAAATCGTTCAGTTCTTTTCAG GGTTGAGAATCGTGCCGAATGGGATTACTCTGCCAGTGGACTACCAGGGGAGGAGCACAGGGGAAGCCTTCGTGCAGTTTGCCTCAAAGGAGATAGCAGAAAAGGCTCGGGGGAAACACAAGGAAAGGATAGGGCACAG GTACATAGAAATCTTTAAGAGCAGTCGCGTCGAGATCCGAGACTACCTGGACGAACCCCGGCGGGTCATCGGGGGCCAGAGACCGGGGCCCTACGACAGACCGGTGATGGAGGGCCCCCGGGGGGGGTACTTTAGCTCTGGTCCAAGTCGCAGCAACTCTCTCATGGATTCCATGAGGGGCGTAGGGGGCTATGGGGGAG GTTACGGACATAGTTTTGATGGCTACAATGGATTAAACAACTATGGCTTTGGGAACTGCATGTATGATGAGCGCGGAAGAGATGAGCGAGGAGCAAGAG GCAACAGTTACAGTCGTCAATCTGAAGTAAGCTCAAGTTACCACGGCAGTGGCGGTGGCCATTTTGTCCACATGAGGGGTCTGCCTTTCCGCGCCAGCGAGATGGACGTCGCTAAA TTCTTTTCACCTTTGAACCCACTGAGAGTCCATATCGACATCACTCACAACGGCAAGCTGACAGGGGAGGCTGATGTGGAGTTCCGCTCCCACGAGGACGCTGTGGCTGCCATGTCCAAAGACAAGCACAACATGC AGCACCGCTACATCGAGCTCTTTCTCAACTCGACAGCCAGCGGAGCCGAAACGA GTCGTGGTGGGTACTATAGTAACTCAGGTGGCGGCTCGCGGAGCGGCGGGCTGCGAGGCGCATACTGA
- the LOC125967188 gene encoding phenazine biosynthesis-like domain-containing protein 1, whose product MEIPIFIVDAFTNLPFKGNPAAVCLLNHELRDELYQKIAAEINLSETAFITADKPSVDFTKGSRFNLRWFTPTTEVNLCGHATLASAAVLFKHKQNMNSTVVFETRSGDLSVVQQGEDLVMDFPLNPPTKQVPDQFTELIMVSKTNICHCSFLLGVFMLCVLQASVGDHPVQDVYFNANTKKLLLRLEDTCDRSVLTGLQVKPDALLSSDKSGRVKGLIVTMKGSPDCQPSYDFYSRYFSPWNGIPEDPVCGSAHTVLASYWSEELGKKKMLAFQCSGRGGELQLELREDGRLNIAGKSVTVLQGTITL is encoded by the exons ATGGAgattcccatttttatagtggatgcctttaccaatttgcCATTTAAAGGGAACCCAGCAGCTGTTTGTCTTTTAAATCAT GAGCTGCGCGATGAATTGTACCAGAAGATAGCAGCAGAGATAAACTTATCAGAGACGGCCTTCATCACCGCTGACAAGCCTTCTGTGGATTTCACAAAGG GTTCGAGGTTCAATCTCCGTTGGTTCACACCGACCACAGAGGTCAATTTGTGCGGTCACGCCACTCTGGCTTCTGCTGCCGTGCTCTTCAAGCACAAAC AAAATATGAATTCTACTGTGGTGTTTGAGACCAGAAGTGGTGATCTGTCTGTTGTACAGCAGGGAGAGGATTTAGTGATGGATTTTCCCCTCAACCCACCCACCAAGCAG GTTCCTGATCAATTTACAGAGCTTATCATGGTGAGTAAAACAAACATCTGTCACTGTAGTTTTCTTTTAGGTGTGTTCATGTTGTGTGTCCTTCAGGCTTCAGTCGGAGACCACCCAGTCCAGGATGTTTACTTTAACGCCAACACTAAAAAACTGCTGCTCCGACTGGAGGACACCTGCGACAG GTCAGTGCTCACTGGTCTTCAAGTCAAACCCGATGCTCTGTTAAGCAGCGACAAGAGCGGACGAGTCAAAGGCCTCATAGTCACCATGAAAG GGTCTCCAGATTGCCAGCCAAGCTATGACTTCTACTCCAGATATTTTTCCCCTTGGAATGGAATTCCGGAGGATCCCGTCTGCG GTTCTGCACACACCGTACTGGCAAGTTACTGGTCCGAAGAACTGGGAAAGAAGAAAATGCTTG CGTTCCAGTGTTCTGGACGAGGTGGAGAGCTGCAGCTCGAGCTGAGAGAAGATGGAAGACTCAACATTGCGGGGAAGAGCGTCACTGTGCTgcagggaacaatcacactgtag
- the dna2 gene encoding DNA replication ATP-dependent helicase/nuclease DNA2, whose translation MNRTKLKLPKVSPGQRAISTFFTSGNKALHPKSPGTSSVLCKTDVQVQNGGVVPNEVYSPLKRSVLGDIENFLPSSPDQVPETPSSQMIADVKVLSLEPKTESSTLWNPVHLSPVCQSPRSKGLSVMSDSESINCGSFKRFFSPEDLPETKRPRTANALEHSPKKENTHGSETVFTAIIEQKKTESKSVVIHVHTPDVQIDTLAAQTHIEEQEADTVEKETKTALESSDVPDHKLKSSNEKPAEGENGTTSAFPMEEDLEESWFTQQMEPSECPVPREKAWKLPDHLILCGGLNNRYWVLNVEERPDQKILTITHSRSLQPTETCLLKDGWEMTPVGCGDVVHLEGKADAGSWVVDQEHGLLVLLPDYLISGTSISNSIRCMRRAVLGEMFKSFDGGSKQMLNGTIVHEVFQRAATAKDFSLGTLLTMAEEALHSPQYLGDMYSLGVTQNEMKQELHDYLPSLELWAKEYLNSPTSKVISLKIPRNSGVVAGRTHDSATATIAELADIEENVWSPRFGLKGKIDLTARVRIHRTPNVSQKSSEVMTIPLELKTGRESNSIEHRSQVILYTLMTLERYNPAAGFLLYLKTGKLHPVVASHMDRRELLKLRNTMVHYVHNCVQKGVEGSRLARLPDMVMDKKTCHYCPQRRNCALYERVVEGTSTDLSDDFMQLEIGHLTGTHLDYFAHWLLLCSLEAASMEARNGRKRVWLQTPEESEKKGSCIGNLHLIGSASVLPSGVFLHHFQRGNETHDSSGCGLASGDRVVLSDQRGRFIALATGYLCDVSRTSISCTLDRDLSKLIEETFRLDADEGVMGLSTHLTNLSRLMESSQDSNRLRELVVDHRSPEFIFNLSDVLPREAKDTVANILKGLNKPQKQAMKKVLLSKDYTLIVGMPGTGKTTTICTLVRILHACGFSVLLTSYTHSAVDNILLKLKRFQIGFLRLGQGQKVHPDILPYTEESVRKKGVHTLSELEQLYNKELVVGTTCMSIKHPIFTRRRFDFCIVDEASQISQPICLGPLFYANRFVLVGDHQQLPPIVGHQEARSRGMDESLFKRLECHNEAVVHLNVQYRMNRQIMSLSNCLMYDGRLECGSERTASALLSLPSLTSVLSELGFLPDVRLQEDLEWIRVVLLPSKPVCFLDCSVVPALESMVQGGISNHTEAAIIHLLLSLLIKAGCKASDIGVIAPYRQQLKTVSTLLKSSAFGGVEVNTVDKYQGRDKSVIVLSFVRSTTEEENLGELLKDWRRLNVAITRAKHKLLMVGSASTLRRYNPIEKLLSHLEQENMIIQLPPSAHKAFPMMLL comes from the exons ATGAACAGAACCAAGCTGAAACTTCCCAAG GTGTCACCAGGACAGAGAGCCATCTCTACTTTCTTTACCTCTGGAAACAAG GCTTTACATCCTAAGTCACCAGGAACGAGCTCTGTGCTTTGCAAGACGGATGTGCAGGTGCAAAATGGAGGTGTCGTCCCCAATGAAGTATACTCTCCCTTAAAGAGAAGCGTCCTTGGTGATATCGAGAACTTTCTCCCGTCCTCTCCAGACCAGGTTCCCGAGACCCCGAGTAGTCAGATGATTGCTGACGTTAAAGTGCTGAGCCTTGAGCCAAAGACAGAATCATCTACTTTGTGGAATCCTGTCCACTTGTCCCCTGTCTGTCAAAGTCCTCGCTCCAAAGGGCTGAGTGTAATGTCAGACAGTGAAAGCATTAACTGTGGCTCATTCAAAAGGTTCTTCAGTCCTGAAGATCTCCCTGAAACAAAGAGGCCAAGAACTGCTAACGCATTGGAACACAGCCCCAAGAAAGAAAACACACATGGGAGCGAGACTGTTTTTACTGCCATAATTGAGCAGAAGAAGACAGAAAGCAAAAGCGTAGTGATCCATGTGCATACTCCTGATGTACAAATTGACACACTTGCAGCACAGACGCATATAGAGGAACAAGAGGCTGACACAGTGGAGAAAGAGACAAAAACAGCTTTGGAGTCTTCAGATGTGCCCGATCACAAACTGAAATCATCCAACGAGAAGCCAGCAGAAG GTGAAAATGGGACCACGTCAGCATTTCCCATGGAGGAGGATCTGGAAGAAAGCTGGTTCACACAGCAGATGGAGCCAAGTGAATGTCCTGTCCCCAGGGAGAAAGCCTG GAAGTTACCAGATCACCTGATCCTCTGTGGAGGTCTAAACAACCGCTACTGGGTTTTAAACGTGGAGGAGAGGCCTGATCAAAAAATCCTGACCATCACACACTCCAGATCTTTGCAACCCACTGAGACGTGTCTGCTGAAAGACGGGTG GGAGATGACGCCTGTTGGTTGCGGCGACGTGGTCCACCTGGAGGGCAAAGCTGACGCTGGATCCTGGGTGGTGGACCAAGAACACGGACTGCTGGTTTTACTGCCAGACTATCTCATTTCAGGCACCAGCATCTCCAACTCCATTCGCTGTATGAGGCGGGCAGTGCTTGGGGAGATGTTTAAG AGTTTTGATGGCGGCTCCAAGCAGATGCTGAACGGCACCATCGTCCACGAAGTGTTCCAGAGAGCAGCCACAGCGAAAGATTTCTCTCTGGGCACTTTGTTGACCATGGCTGAGGAGGCTCTGCACAGTCCCCAGTACCTTGGGGAcat GTACAGTTTGGGTGTAACCCAAAATGAGATGAAGCAGGAGCTGCATGATTACCTGCCCTCATTGGAGCTCTGGGCAAAGGAATACCTCAACTCGCCAACATCAAAAGTCATCAGCCTCAAAAT CCCAAGAAATAGCGGGGTGGTAGCAGGAAGAACACATGACTCCGCCACTGCTACGATTGCAGAGTTGGCCGACATCGAAGAGAACGTGTGGTCGCCGCGATTCGGCCTCAAAGGCAAGATTGATTTGACGGCACGGGTTCGAATCCATAGGACCCCAAACGTTAGCCAAAAATCTTCTGAAGTGATGACTATCCCCTTGGAGCTGAAAACTGGAAGGGAGTCGAACTCGATAGAACATCGCAGTCAG GTGATTCTGTACACGCTGATGACGTTGGAGAGATACAATCCCGCAGCCGGTTTCCTGCTTTACCTGAAGACTGGAAAACTGCATCCTGTTGTGGCCAGCCACATGGACCGTAGAG AATTGCTGAAGCTGAGGAACACCATGGTCCATTatgtccacaactgcgtgcaGAAGGGCGTGGAAGGAAGTCGCTTGGCCCGACTTCCTGACATGGTGATGGACAAAAAGACCTGCCATTATTGCCCTCAAAGAAGAAACTGTGCTCTGTATGAAAG GGTGGTGGAAGGCACATCCACAGATCTCAGTGATGACTTTATGCAACTGGAGATAGGTCACCTGACTGGCACGCACTTGGATTATTTCGCCCACTGGCTGCTGCTGTGCAGCCTCGAGGCTGCCAGCATGGAGGCCCGGAATGGCCGAAAGCGTGTGTGGCTTCAGACGCCCGAGGAAAG CGAGAAGAAAGGAAGTTGCATCGGGAACCTTCATCTGATCGGTTCTGCAAGTGTGCTGCCATCGGGTGTTTTCCTTCATCATTTCCAGCGGGGGAACGAGACGCACGATTCAAGCGGTTGCGGCCTGGCCAGCGGGGATCGCGTCGTCCTTAGCGACCAGCGAGGTCGTTTTATCGCCCTGGCAACAGGCTACCTCTGTGATGTAAGCAGGACTTCCATCAGTTGTACCTTGGACAG GGATCTGTCAAAGCTCATCGAGGAAACGTTTCGATTGGATGCTGACGAAGGAGTGATGGGTCTCAGCACTCATCTCACCAATCTCTCCAGGCTGATGGAAAGCAGTCAAGACAG TAATCGTCTGAGGGAGTTGGTTGTGGATCATCGTTCTCCGGAGTTTATTTTCAATCTTAGTGATGTCCTACCCAGAGAAGCCAAAGACACGGTGGCAAACATCCTCAAAG GTCTCAACAAGCCCCAGAAACAGGCCATGAAAAAGGTGCTGTTGTCTAAAGACTACACACTGATTGTCGGCATGCCCGGCACAGGCAAAACCACCACCATCTGCACCCTG GTTCGCATCTTGCACGCGTGCGGCTTTAGCGTGTTGCTAACCAGCTACACCCACTCTGCTGTCGACAACATCCTTTTGAAGCTGAAGCGCTTCCAAATTGGCTTCCTGCGTCTTGGCCAAGGGCAGAAG GTTCACCCTGACATCCTTCCATACACGGAGGAAAGCGTCAGGAAGAAAGGAGTCCACACATTGTCAGAACTGGAGCAGCTTTATAACAAAGAG ctGGTAGTGGGAACAACTTGCATGAGCATCAAACATCCCATTTTCACAAGACGGCGCTTTGACTTCTGCATTGTGGATGAAGCGTCGCAGATCAGCCAGCCCATCTGCTTGGGCCCGCTGTTCTACGCCAACAGGTTTGTCCTGGTTGGCGACCACCAGCAACTGCCCCCAATTGTGGGTCATCAGGAAGCAAG gTCGCGAGGGATGGATGAGAGTCTGTTCAAACGACTCGAGTGCCATAACGAAGCTGTGGTCCACCTCAATGTCCAGTACCGCATGAACAG GCAGATCATGTCCCTGAGTAACTGTTTGATGTATGACGGCCGCTTGGAGTGCGGCTCGGAGAGGACAGCATCGGCTCTCCTCTCGCTGCCCTCGCTGACGTCTGTCCTGTCGGAGCTCGGTTTTCTACCTGACGTGCGCCTCCAGGAGGATCTGGAGTGGATACGGGTCGTGTTGTTACCCAGCAAACCTGTTTGCTTCCTGGATTGCTCGGTG GTGCCAGCTTTGGAGTCGATGGTACAAGGAGGTATAAGCAATCACACTGAGGCGGCCATCATTCACCTCCTTTTGTCACTATTGATAAAG GCCGGTTGTAAGGCCAGTGACATAGGCGTCATCGCCCCCTACAGACAACAACTGAAGACTGTCTCAACTCTGCTGAAGTCATCTGCGTTTGGCGGCGTGGAGGTGAACACGGTCGACAAATATCAAGGGCGGGACAAGAGTGTCATCGTGCTCTCATTCGTCAGGAGTACCACTGAAGAAGAAAAC CTGGGAGAGCTGTTGAAGGACTGGCGCCGCCTGAACGTTGCCATCACCAGGGCCAAACACAAGCTGCTCATGGTGGGCTCTGCGTCCACGCTCAGACGATACAACCCCATTGAGAAACTACTTTCTCATCTGGAGCAGGAGAACATGATA ATCCAGCTCCCTCCGTCGGCCCACAAAGCCTTTCCCATGATGCTTCTGTGA